In Sorghum bicolor cultivar BTx623 chromosome 8, Sorghum_bicolor_NCBIv3, whole genome shotgun sequence, one genomic interval encodes:
- the LOC8084405 gene encoding uncharacterized protein LOC8084405, whose translation MGLSSALDWWDKWKLRILVLCSLFVQFFLFVAADVRWSYALRRLRVIVWLAYIGGDALAVYALATLFNRQKQQITTAGGGDAALEVVWAPVLLIHLGGQPFITAYSLEDNELWKRHAITLVSQVTVALYVFCKWWSGEKRLLQAAVLLFIVGILKFAQKPWALRRASYGSITSTTYSSSSPPRRGVMGEGINYSLEEYVKEAQKHIKEGRQISDEAQLETFNKDQAFALKDIYKMFLDLAAPYSVRLHFLQSFLNLDGGNQHKVLRRCIIAQFASIYTKERSLATSLGACSFLVLPFLALASVVLFAKSDKDGYDNKDITVTYILFFGTFVMELAPYLLNALFRHPLRKLEIQAWQDMVSQHNIMSFCARNKKPPTLMKLVTFSYLRDYINKHWYIRYEPAAQQISMLVRHHAEEDGWKEYIHDAATYRRFNNLRGEHTLMKMSHHLLLLEQDKLGWTFNRPFDEYVLLWHLITDLCLHHTSTTSTDNTTTASSSQSQDTIVESRRRRRSSEIISNYMIYLLFICPDMLIPAGTRSDLFMLACDEIESMTTKGESPSPLPDDETRSGIAQWILGMEQGDRRMVEAPRISEALRLARFLIDSLNEEQRWEVIQGVWVEMLCYSASRCRGYLHVKSLGVAGEFLTNVWLLWWCMGMQTLPDMVHNPEPPEEITAAASV comes from the coding sequence ATGGGTCTCTCAAGCGCCTTGGATTGGTGGGACAAGTGGAAGCTGCGCATCCTCGTCTTGTGCAGCCTCTTTGTCCAGTTCTTCCTCTTCGTCGCTGCAGATGTGCGTTGGTCGTACGCCCTACGAAGGCTGAGGGTCATCGTGTGGCTCGCCTACATAGGGGGCGATGCCCTGGCGGTCTACGCGCTGGCCACCCTCTTCAACCGCCAGAAGCAGCAGATCACaacggcgggcggcggcgatgCCGCTCTAGAGGTGGTCTGGGCGCCTGTCCTCCTCATCCACCTGGGTGGTCAGCCATTCATAACTGCCTACAGCCTCGAAGACAATGAGTTGTGGAAGCGGCATGCAATCACCCTGGTGTCCCAGGTCACGGTCGCCCTGTACGTCTTCTGCAAGTGGTGGTCCGGCGAGAAGAGGCTCTTGCAGGCGGCCGTCTTGCTCTTCATCGTCGGCATCCTCAAATTCGCCCAGAAGCCATGGGCGCTTCGGAGGGCTAGCTATGGCAGCATCACCTCCACCACCTACTCGTCGTCATCCCCGCCGCGAAGAGGAGTCATGGGAGAAGGCATCAATTATTCGCTGGAAGAATATGTAAAAGAAGCACAGAAGCACATAAAAGAAGGGCGACAGATAAGTGACGAAGCTCAACTAGAGACGTTCAACAAGGATCAAGCCTTTGCCTTGAAGGACATCTACAAGATGTTTCTCGATCTAGCTGCTCCATACTCCGTTCGGCTACACTTCCTACAGTCTTTCCTCAACTTGGACGGGGGGAACCAGCACAAAGTGTTACGGCGTTGCATTATTGCGCAATTTGCGTCCATTTACACCAAGGAGAGATCATTAGCCACTAGTCTTGGAGCCTGCTCATTCCTTGTGCTTCCCTTTTTGGCCTTAGCTTCAGTGGTCCTCTTTGCCAAGAGCGACAAGGATGGTTACGATAACAAGGACATCACGGTGACATACATCTTATTTTTTGGCACATTTGTGATGGAGTTGGCACCATACCTGCTTAATGCACTTTTTCGCCATCCTTTGCGTAAACTAGAAATCCAAGCTTGGCAAGACATGGTTTCCCAGCACAACATCATGTCATTCTGTGCTCGGAACAAGAAGCCCCCAACTCTGATGAAGCTTGTTACCTTCAGCTACCTCAGGGACTACATCAACAAGCACTGGTACATCAGGTACGAGCCCGCAGCACAACAGATCTCGATGCTAGTTCGTCACCACGCAGAAGAAGATGGGTGGAAGGAGTACATACATGATGCAGCCACATACAGAAGATTCAACAATCTCAGGGGTGAGCACACTCTGATGAAGATGAGCCAccacctgctgctgctggaaCAAGACAAGCTGGGGTGGACCTTCAACCGGCCATTTGATGAGTATGTACTTCTCTGGCACCTAATCACCGACCTCTGCCTTCACCACACCAGCACTACTAGTACTGATAATACAACTACAGCATCATCCTCTCAGTCTCAAGACACCATCGTCGAGAGTCGCCGCCGTAGGCGCAGCAGTGAGATAATATCCAACTACATGATCTACCTGCTCTTCATTTGTCCTGACATGCTAATACCAGCTGGGACAAGATCTGACCTGTTCATGCTTGCGTGCGATGAGATCGAGTCCATGACGACAAAGGGCGAGTCACCTTCGCCATTGCCGGACGATGAGACAAGAAGCGGCATTGCTCAATGGATTCTTGGCATGGAACAAGGTGATCGACGTATGGTCGAAGCTCCTAGGATTTCCGAAGCGCTCAGACTCGCTAGATTTCTCATCGACAGCCTCAACGAAGAGCAGAGGTGGGAGGTGATTCAAGGCGTGTGGGTGGAGATGCTCTGTTACTCTGCCAGCAGATGCCGTGGCTACCTGCATGTCAAGAGCCTAGGTGTTGCTGGGGAGTTCCTCACCAATGTTTGGCTTCTTTGGTGGTGTATGGGGATGCAGACCTTACCGGACATGGTGCACAATCCAGAACCTCCTGAAGAAATAACAGCTGCTGCTTCGGTTTGA
- the LOC8070170 gene encoding protein kinase PINOID → MVAAARVAPALGNKPGPGQGLAMLEVVVAPPPGPAAGEERLSDADTTASSTAAPNSSLSSASSAASLPRCSSLSRLSFDCSPSAALSLAASAAPASSSSPAPARPHRSGDAAWAAIRAASTSAAAPLGPRDFRLLRRIGGGDIGTVYLCRLRESEADAGRPCLFAMKVVDRRVVAKKKKLERAAAEKRILRVLDHPFLPTLFADFDAAPHFSCVVVEFCPGGDLHSLRHRMPNRRFPLASARFYAAEVLLALEYLHMMGIVYRDLKPENVLIRADGHIMLTDFDLSLQSTSTPSLESSSASSSDDDSSTSVSCFPDHLFRFTLRRRGGGSSSSRRALLRRAASSARQPLVVAEPVEARSCSFVGTHEYVAPEVARGGPHGAAVDWWALGVFLYELLHGRTPFAGADNEATLRNIARRPLSFPSPAVGGGSSGADADARDLIERLLAKDPRQRLGSRRGAADVKAHPFFRGLNFALLRSSRPPVVPGASRSPPLHRSQSCSAATASATRRRASKPPPQPQPDARFDLF, encoded by the exons ATGGTCGCCGCGGCGCGCGTCGCCCCGGCGCTCGGGAACAAGCCTGGGCCGGGGCAGGGGCTCGCGATGCTGGAGGTtgtggtggcgccgccgccaggACCAGCGGCGGGGGAGGAGCGGCTGTCGGACGCTGACACGACGGCGTCGTCGACGGCCGCGCCCAACTCCAGCCTCAGCTCGGCCAGTAGCGCCGCCAGCCTGCCGCGCTGCTCCAGCCTGTCTCGCCTCTCCTTCGACTGCTCCCCGTCCGCCGCCCTGTCCCTGGCTGCGTCTGCTGctccggcctcctcctcctcgccagcGCCGGCGCGGCCGCACCGGTCCGGAGACGCGGCGTGGGCGGCGATCCGGGCGGCGTCGACGTCGGCCGCGGCGCCGCTGGGGCCACGGGACTTCAGGCTGCTGCGCCGGATCGGCGGCGGCGACATCGGCACCGTGTACCTGTGCCGCCTCCGGGAGTCGGAGGCGGACGCGGGGCGGCCGTGCCTGTTCGCGATGAAGGTGGTGGACCGGCGCGTGGTGgctaagaagaagaagctggagcgcgcggcggcggagaaGCGGATCCTGCGCGTTCTGGACCACCCGTTCCTGCCCACGCTCTTCGCCGACTTCGATGCCGCGCCGCACTTCTCCTGCGTCGTCGTGGAGTTCTGCCCCGGCGGCGACCTCCACTCGCTCCGCCACCGCATGCCCAACCGCCGCTTCCCTCTCGCATCAGCTCG GTTCTACGCGGCGGAGGTGTTGCTGGCGCTGGAGTACCTGCACATGATGGGCATCGTGTACCGCGACCTGAAGCCGGAGAACGTGCTGATCCGCGCCGACGGCCACATCATGCTCACCGACTTCGACCTGTCTCTCCAGTCCACCTCCACGCCGTCGCTGGAGTCGTCCTCCGCCTCTTCCTCCGACGACGATTCATCGACCTCCGTGTCCTGCTTCCCGGACCACCTGTTCCGCTTCACGCTTCGTCGCCGCGGTGGCGGCAGCAGTAGCAGCCGGCGCGCGCTCCTCCGCCGCGCCGCCTCCTCGGCGCGGCAGCCGCTGGTGGTGGCGGAGCCAGTTGAGGCGCGGTCATGCTCGTTCGTAGGCACGCACGAGTACGTGGCGCCCGAGGTGGCCCGGGGCGGTCCCCACGGCGCGGCCGTGGACTGGTGGGCGCTGGGCGTGTTCCTCTACGAGCTCCTGCACGGGCGCACCCCGTTCGCCGGCGCCGACAACGAGGCCACGCTCCGCAACATCGCGCGCCGACCGCTCTCCTTCCCCTCGCCTGCCGTCGGTGGCGGGTCCAGCGGTGCCGACGCCGACGCGCGGGACCTGATCGAACGCCTCCTCGCCAAGGACCCGCGGCAGCGGCTAGGGTCCCGTCGCGGCGCCGCCGACGTGAAGGCGCACCCGTTCTTCCGCGGTCTCAACTTCGCGCTGCTCCGGTCCTCCCGCCCGCCCGTCGTACCCGGCGCGTCCCGCTCCCCGCCGCTGCACCGCTCGCAGTCCTGCAGCGCGGCGACAGCGTCTGCGACGCGCAGGAGGGCGTcgaagccgccgccgcagccgcagccggaCGCTCGGTTCGACCTGTTCTGA